GTTGGGGGTACGGCGAATATCACACATTACTCAAGCAAACCCGCAATTAAAATTACTTTTAGCATTGGCGGGAGCATTTACATTTGTGTTATCAGCTTTAAAAATGCCATCAGTGACAGGTAGTTGTTCTCATCCCACAGGTACAGGATTAGGAGCAATATTATTCGGGCCTTTAGCGATGTCTGTGCTAGGTAGTCTAGTACTACTGTTTCAAGCATTGCTCTTGGCTCACGGTGGTATAACTACATTGGGGGCGAATGCATTTTCAATGGCGATCACAGGGCCGTTTGTTGCCTACTGGATTTATCGCTTGGTGATACCAACAGGTAAACAAAGGTTAGCGATCTTTCTCGCCGCCGCGATCGCAGATTTAGTGACTTATATTGTCACCTCTATCCAATTAGCTTTGGCATTTCCCGCACCCGTAGGCGGGTTCATGGCTTCCTTGATCAAATTTGCAAGCATCTTTGCCATTACACAAGTTCCTTTAGCAATTAGTGAAGGATTATTAACAGTACTAGTGTGGAACTGGCTGGCTAACTATGGTCGTCAAGAACTAGAAATGTTGCAGCTAATTAAGCAAGATGAGTAATACCAATTTTGGATTTTAGATTTTGGATTAAAACCATTGATTACTTGGCTATTCCAAAATCTGGAAACAAGACTCCCGCGTGCCAATTTGTTGTAACTCAACTACTTGTAATCCACCACAACGATGGGTTAGGATGCCAACAAAATACATGAACAACTGTTCATATATTTTTAGCTAATCTAGAAGTTTTTTACCGCCATAGCTAGCTATGTCCATCCATCACCATCACGGTCATCACCATCAACCTAATTACAACCGTGCCTTTGTCATCGGCATTATCCTGAATACGGGATTTGTGATTGTTGAAGCAGTATTTGGTTTTCTGACCAACTCCTTAGCTTTAACTGCTGATGCTGGTCACAATCTCAGCGATGTACTAGGTTTAGTACTTGCTTGGGGCGCTAGTTGGTTGGCTCGTCGTCGCCCAACGAAGCGCTACACTTATGGATTACGTCGTTCTTCGATATTGGCTGCTTTTCTCAACGCTTGTTTGTTATTAGTCGCTATGGGAGCGATCGCCTTAGAAGCAATTCAACGTTTGAGCAACCCCACGCCAGTAACTGGAAGCACAATCATTACTGTAGCCCTTGTCGGAATTGTAATTAATGGCATTACAGCTTGGATGTTTATTTCTGGAAAAGAGCAAGATTTAAACATTAAAGCAGCATTTCTGCACATGGTAGCTGATGCCTTAGTATCTTTAGGTGTGGTTTTAGCTGGTGTCGCCATTATAGTAACTAACTGGCTATGGTTCGATCCTGTGATCAGCTTAATT
Above is a genomic segment from Fischerella sp. JS2 containing:
- a CDS encoding energy-coupling factor ABC transporter permease, which produces MEWLILRIILKLKRILPILLGIFSFYIVVSAAAPAYAMHIMEGFLPVKWAVFWWIVALPFFVLGVRRISHITQANPQLKLLLALAGAFTFVLSALKMPSVTGSCSHPTGTGLGAILFGPLAMSVLGSLVLLFQALLLAHGGITTLGANAFSMAITGPFVAYWIYRLVIPTGKQRLAIFLAAAIADLVTYIVTSIQLALAFPAPVGGFMASLIKFASIFAITQVPLAISEGLLTVLVWNWLANYGRQELEMLQLIKQDE
- a CDS encoding cation diffusion facilitator family transporter codes for the protein MSIHHHHGHHHQPNYNRAFVIGIILNTGFVIVEAVFGFLTNSLALTADAGHNLSDVLGLVLAWGASWLARRRPTKRYTYGLRRSSILAAFLNACLLLVAMGAIALEAIQRLSNPTPVTGSTIITVALVGIVINGITAWMFISGKEQDLNIKAAFLHMVADALVSLGVVLAGVAIIVTNWLWFDPVISLIIVVVILVSTWKLLIQSLDLVLDAVPQGIDLLAVRTYLAELPGVVAVHDLHIWAMSTTESALTAHLVMLTGNPGDAFLSRIAMDLHDKFGIEHTTIQIETGNFLLPCAQKNCCD